The sequence GGCAGGGTGACCACGTCGGCGTCGTCGTCGGCCATCATCGCGGCCGCGCGGGCACGGGCCTCCTCGGGGCGCTGCACGACGATCTTGTCCTGCGCGATCTCCTCCATGGCGATCGACAGCGGCTTGTTCGAGTCGACCTGCTCGACGAGCGGGCGGACGTACTGGCCCATCCCCTCACCGAGGGAGTGGTAGTAGTTGTTGATCTCGCGCGCGCGGATGGCGGCGAGGTGCACCAACGTGTACTTGGAGTCCACCCGCGCGAGCAGGTCGTCGATCGTGGCCATCGGGCATCAGCCTCGGGAGGGGTCTCGGGGAGATCGGTGCACGCCGCGGCCGACGTCAGGCCTGCGGCGTGCCCGCGAGTATACGTTCCAGCCGCGAGACCGCCGCGTCGACGGTGTCGTTGAGGACCCGGTGGTCGAACGCGCTGGCCTGGTCCATCTCGAGCCGTCCGATGCGCAGGCGGGCGGCGATCGAGTCCTCGTCCTCGGACCCGCGGTGGCGCAGCCGGTCCTCGAGCGCCTCCCAGGACGGCGGGTCGATGAAGACGAGCGTGGCCTCGACGTCGCCGACCTCCTCCTCGCGCCGCCGCACCGACGCGGCGCCCTGCACGTCGATCTCGAGCACGACGACCTGGCCGTCGGCGACCGCGTCGGCGATCGAGCTCCACGGGGTCCCGTAGAGGTTGCCGTTGAACTCCGCCCACTCGAGGAACTCGCCGCGCTCGACCATGTCGAGGAAGGTGCGCCGGTCGACGAAGTGGTAGTGCTCGCCGTCGACCTCACCCGGACGGCGCGGGCGGGTGGTCGCCGATATCGACACGGCCAGGTCGGGGTGCCGGCGGCGCAGGGCCTGGACGACCGTGCCCTGGCCGACCCCGCCCGGTCCGCTGACGACGATCACCCGACCCCGGTGGGGTCGGGGCCCGGTCACCCGGTCGGGCCGGGGCCGAACTGCTCCAGCAGCCGTTCGCGCTGCCGGTCGCCGAGGCCCCGCAGGCGCCGGGACTCGGAGATGTCGAGCTGCTCCATCGTCCGCCGGGCGGTCTTCTTGCCGATGCGGGGCAGGGCCTCGAGGACCGC comes from Euzebya sp. and encodes:
- the rpoZ gene encoding DNA-directed RNA polymerase subunit omega, with product MATIDDLLARVDSKYTLVHLAAIRAREINNYYHSLGEGMGQYVRPLVEQVDSNKPLSIAMEEIAQDKIVVQRPEEARARAAAMMADDDADVVTLPQGADAILDDDGEPTDLSDGE
- the gmk gene encoding guanylate kinase; translation: MIVVSGPGGVGQGTVVQALRRRHPDLAVSISATTRPRRPGEVDGEHYHFVDRRTFLDMVERGEFLEWAEFNGNLYGTPWSSIADAVADGQVVVLEIDVQGAASVRRREEEVGDVEATLVFIDPPSWEALEDRLRHRGSEDEDSIAARLRIGRLEMDQASAFDHRVLNDTVDAAVSRLERILAGTPQA